One Paroedura picta isolate Pp20150507F chromosome 3, Ppicta_v3.0, whole genome shotgun sequence genomic window carries:
- the LOC143834027 gene encoding uncharacterized protein LOC143834027 isoform X2 — protein MSLGGVTEKKQLSCEDGEKVQSGKKQKKGEPSRDPNTEIQVKTYNAKQRIKSTKGGNSFGPDGHRDILRAEKRYKCMECGKCFSQSSHLTSHQRTHTGEKPYQCLECGKTFSQSTHLTSHRRIHTGEKPYQCSECGKSFHDRRILTSHQRIHTGEKPYQCLECGKTFSQSAPLTSHRRIHTGEKPYQCSECGKSFNRRGLLTSHQRTHTGEKPYHCLECGKTFSQSAQLTSHQRIHTGEKPYQCSECGKSFHDSRILTSHQRIHTGEKPYKCSECAKSFRHSCNLTSHQRIHTGERPYHCSICGKTFNRRGPLTSHQRIHTGEKPYQCSECGMSFTHCASLHYHQRIHKGEKTYLCSECGKSLCNIGALTSHQRIHTGEKPYQCLECGKSFSQNSNLSSHQRIHTGEKPYQCSECGKSFSRNSNLTSHQRIHHGMNHMNAEDVESASVNTHTSSPINETIKERNDINNQNEEEQYME, from the coding sequence ATGTCACTTGGTGGagtaacagaaaaaaaacagttgAGCTGTGAAGATGGAGAAAAGGTGCAAAGCgggaagaaacaaaagaaaggagAACCATCCAGAGATCCAAATACGGAAATTCAAGTCAAAACCTACAATGCAAAGCAAAGGATAAAAAGTACTAAGGGCGGGAATTCTTTTGGTCCTGATGGACATAGGGACATTCTCAGAGCAGAAAAACGTTATAAATGCATGGAATGTGGAAAGTGCTTCAGTCAGAGTTCACATCTCACCtcccatcaaagaacccacacaggagagaaaccctatcagtgcttggagtgtggaaagaccTTCAGTCAAAGTACACACCTCACTTCCCATCGACGAATCCATACTGGAGAGAAACCCtatcagtgctcagagtgtggaaagagttttcATGACAGGCGCATTctcacttcccatcaaagaatccatacaggggagaaaccctatcAGTGCTTGGAGTGCGGAAAGACCTTCAGTCAAAGTGCACCCCTCACTTCCCACCGACGTATCCATACTGGAGAGAAACCTTATCAGTGTTCAGAGTGTGGGAAATCCTTTAATCGGAGGGGCCTCCTCACAtcccatcaaagaacccacacaggagagaaaccctaTCACtgcttggaatgtggaaagaCCTTCAGTCAAAGTGCACAGCTCACTTCCCATCAACGTATCCATACTGGAGAGAAACCCtatcagtgctcagagtgtggaaagagttttcATGACAGTCGCATTctcacttcccatcaaagaatccatacaggggagaaaccatataaatgctcagAGTGTGCAAAGAGTTTCAGGCACAGTTGTAACctcacttcccatcaaagaatccatacaggagagAGACCGTATCACTGTTCGATATGTGGAAAAACCTTTAACCGGAGGGGACCGCTCACatcccatcaaagaatccatacaggagagaaaccgtatcagtgctcagagtgtgggatgAGTTTTACTCACTGTGCCTCCCTCCATTACCACCAACGAATCCATAAAGGAGAAAAAACCTACctgtgctcagagtgtgggaagagcctctgcaacaTTGGAGCCctcacttcccatcaaagaatccacacaggagagaaaccttatcagtgcttggaatgtggaaagagcttcagtcaGAATTCGAACCTCAgttcccatcaaagaatccacacgggagagaaaccttaTCAGTGCTCggaatgtggaaagagcttcagtaGGAATTCAAACCTCACTTCCCATCAGAGAATCCATCATGGAATGAACCATATGAATGCTGAGGATGTTGAAAGCGCTTCGGTCAACACTCACACCTCAAGTCCCATCAATGAAACCATAAAAGAGAGAAATGATATCAATAATCAGAATGAGGAAGAACAGTATATGGAGTGA